The Schistocerca gregaria isolate iqSchGreg1 chromosome 1, iqSchGreg1.2, whole genome shotgun sequence genome includes a window with the following:
- the LOC126277569 gene encoding putative gustatory receptor 2a codes for MSILLLASVTISLVSVLASCIVDLTGGWGVNITYFVVPYSHLWQVQFFGIVLTVRDRLGVVCTLMVRSVRPPLDGEAQLEEAATSGGRRWVSEGDLRRLQRARLALHRVARLCGGHFGIALLLSVVNSSIRMVLLTYGVVLMATRVQFLKSVLIVAGCVACTKLVVAAGDLLAVCWACSSAEDRAATVGRLADRILALPLPSPAPRALHLSVERLTFSAAGFFDIDLHLFVAVVGTVVTYIVILAQYFV; via the coding sequence ATGTCTATTCTTCTGCTTGCCAGCGTCACGATCAGCTTGGTATCTGTGCTAGCGTCCTGTATCGTTGACTTAACTGGTGGATGGGGAGTAAATATTACCTACTTCGTCGTGCCGTATTCTCACCTGTGGCAGGTGCAGTTCTTCGGTATAGTGCTGACGGTGCGGGACAGGTTGGGCGTCGTCTGTACGTTGATGGTGAGGAGCGTGCGACCGCCGCTGGACGGGGAGGCCCAGCTGGAGGAGGCGGCGACCTCCGGAGGGCGGCGTTGGGTGTCGGAGGGTGATCTGCGGCGCCTGCAGCGCGCCAGGCTGGCGCTGCACCGCGTCGCCCGCCTCTGCGGAGGACACTTCGGGATCGCGCTGCTGCTGTCCGTGGTCAACAGCTCGATCCGCATGGTTCTGCTGACGTACGGCGTCGTGCTGATGGCGACGCGGGTGCAGTTCCTCAAAAGCGTGCTGATCGTCGCCGGGTGTGTGGCCTGCACGAAGCTGGTGGTCGCGGCGGGTGACCTTCTGGCCGTGTGCTGGGCCTGCTCCTCCGCAGAGGACCGTGCCGCCACGGTGGGCAGGCTGGCAGACCGGATCCTGGCTCTCCCGCTACCTTCTCCAGCGCCACGTGCTCTGCACCTGTCGGTGGAGAGGCTCACGTTCTCTGCTGCCGGCTTCTTCGACATAGATCTGCACTTGTTTGTTGCTGTCGTTGGCACCGTCGTAACTTACATTGTCATACTCGCACAGTATTTTGTATAA